The proteins below come from a single Ictidomys tridecemlineatus isolate mIctTri1 chromosome 8, mIctTri1.hap1, whole genome shotgun sequence genomic window:
- the LOC101956056 gene encoding sperm motility kinase 2B produces MSMVSKSSQSRVALLGPGSCQEPGFLDQYEVLRAIGHGEFGQVHLARHRLTGAEVAVKVLKTETEDMSDLSEPLMLESLEHPNVIQLFQVIRTRENLYMVMEHAGGGQLLQRIPPGGMPQEEACRLFRQIVCALGHCHDKGIMHRDLKPANIMLDARGHVKLIDFGLSARFTAGQKLNDLWGTLAYIAPEIVLEQEYEGPSADIWSLGVTLYFMLTGSLPFRGDTPQEMLMRILLARFHVPSSVPVKARRLIRQILVLKPKKRPTVKQILQHPWLRLGEPCAPHPSSQALPTRPDPAILTMLFDMGFDPYQTWVSLAKRKFDAVMATYLILKHQQGQGVGSAFQGQPVPQWLRPRQRPENLSHVPVLPQRSASQPALRTSPLRSENPLPEDAQQPGHRGIRAGSLPAIPLRCPPAGAPTLRSCSQSDSGFPRPKPSRVLVWWPRAHSSSSSQDTAPRQGPGHTNGWKRVRSRIAACVRALCCCCVPRVSDKVAPMS; encoded by the coding sequence ATGTCCATGGTTAGCAAGAGTAGTCAGTCTAGAGTAGCGTTGCTGGGGCCGGGCTCCTGCCAGGAGCCAGGCTTCCTGGACCAGTATGAGGTCCTGAGGGCCATTGGGCATGGCGAGTTTGGCCAGGTCCACCTGGCCCGCCATCGCCTCACAGGGGCAGAGGTGGCAGTGAAAGTCCTGAAGACGGAGACAGAGGACATGTCGGACCTCTCCGAACCTCTAATGTTGGAGAGCCTGGAGCACCCCAACGTGATCCAGCTCTTCCAGGTGATCAGGACCAGGGAAAACCTGTACATGGTGATGGAGCATGCAGGTGGGGGACAGCTACTTCAGCGCATCCCACCTGGTGGCATGCCGCAGGAGGAGGCCTGCAGACTCTTCAGGCAGATCGTGTGTGCCCTGGGCCACTGCCACGACAAGGGCATCATGCACAGAGACCTGAAGCCAGCGAACATCATGCTGGATGCCAGAGGACACGTGAAACTCATTGACTTCGGCCTCAGTGCCAGGTTCACGGCCGGGCAGAAGCTGAATGACTTATGGGGTACTCTGGCTTACATTGCCCCAGAAATTGTCCTGGAGCAAGAGTATGAGGGCCCCTCAGCGGACATCTGGAGCCTGGGCGTCACTCTCTATTTTATGTTGACGGGGAGCCTCCCATTCAGGGGGGACACCCCTCAGGAGATGCTGATGAGGATCCTTCTGGCAAGGTTCCATGTGCCCAGCTCTGTTCCCGTCAAAGCACGAAGGCTCATCCGCCAGATCCTGGTCTTGAAACCCAAGAAGCGACCCACAGTGAAGCAGATCCTGCAGCACCCATGGCTGCGGCTGGGTGAGCCGTGTGCACCCCATCCTTCCAGCCAGGCCCTCCCCACACGCCCAGACCCCGCCATCCTGACCATGCTGTTCGACATGGGTTTTGATCCCTACCAAACCTGGGTGTCTCTGGCCAAGAGGAAGTTTGATGCGGTGATGGCGACGTACCTCATCCTGAAGCACCAGCAAGGCCAGGGGGTAGGGAGCGCCTTCCAGGGGCAGCCTGTGCCTCAGTGGCTTAGGCCTCGCCAGCGCCCCGAGAATCTCTCCCATGTCCCTGTCCTCCCACAGAGGAGCGCCAGCCAGCCTGCCCTGCGCACCTCCCCCTTGCGCTCTGAGAACCCGCTGCCCGAGGACGCCCAACAGCCAGGGCACAGGGGCATCAGGGCTGGCAGCCTGCCTGCCATTCCTCTGCGCTGCCCGCCTGCAGGGGCCCCCACTCTCCGCAGCTGCTCCCAGTCTGACTCTGGCTTCCCCAGGCCCAAGCCCTCCAGGGTCCTCGTCTGGTGGCCCAGGGCAcacagcagctcctcctcccaggacACAGCCCCGAGGCAAGGCCCTGGCCACACCAATGGCTGGAAACGGGTGAGGAGCAGGATCGCTGCCTGTGTGCGAGCCCTGTGCTGCTGCTGTGTGCCACGTGTCAGCGATAAAGTGGCTCCAATGTCATAG